One Streptomyces sp. CG4 genomic window, CCGTTAGCGTGACCGACTGTCAGGGAACCGCGGCGAAGGGACATTTCATGCGGGTCGGAGTACTGACCGGAGGCGGCGACTGCCCCGGGCTCAATGCCGTCATCCGGGGCATCGTCCGTAAGGGCGTGCAGGAATACGGCTATGACTTCGTCGGCTTCCGGGACGGCTGGCGCGGTCCCCTCGAAGGCGACACCGTCCGTCTGGACATCCCCGCGGTGCGCGGCATCCTGCCCCGCGGCGGCACCATCCTCGGCTCCTCGCGCACCAACCCGCTCAAGGCGGAGAACGGCATCCGCCGGATCAAGGACAACCTGGCCAAGCTGGACGTCCAGGCCCTCATCGCGATCGGCGGCGAGGACACCCTGGGCGTCGCCGCGCGGCTGTCCGACGAGTACGCGGTGCCGTGTGTCGGGGTGCCCAAGACGATCGACAACGACCTGTCGGCCACCGACTACACCTTCGGCTTCGACACCGCCGTCAACATCGCCACCGAGGCCATCGACCGGCTGCACACCACCGCCGAGTCCCATATGCGGGTCCTGGTCGTGGAGGTGATGGGCCGGCACGCCGGCTGGATCGCCGTCCACTCGGGGCTGGCCGGCGGCGCCAACGTCATCCTCATCCCCGAGCAGCGCTTCGACGTCGAGCAGGTCTGCGCCTGGGTGACCTCCCGGTTCCGGGCGTCATACGCGCCGATCGTGGTCGTCGCCGAGGGCGCCATGCCCAAGGACGGCGACATGGTGCTCAAGGACGGCTCGCTGGACTCCTTCGGGCACGTCCGGCTCTCCGGGGTCGGCGAGTGGCTCGCCAAGGAGATCGAGAGCCGCACCGGGAAGGAGGCGCGGACCACGGTCCTCGGCCATGTCCAGCGCGGCGGCACGCCCAGCGCCTTCGACCGCTGGCTCGCCACCCGCTTCGGCCTGCACGCCATCGACTGCGTGCACGACGGCGACTTCGGCAAGATGGTCGCCCTGCGCGCCACCGACGTCGTCCGCGTCCCCCTCGGCGAGGCCACGGCCAAGCTGAAGACGGTGGATCCGAAGCTGTACGAGGAGGTCGGGGTCTTCTTCGGCTGAAGGGGGCACGTTCTCGGCGCCGGCCGGCGGATCCGGCCGGTCCGGCGCCCCGAGCACGTGGCCCGTCAGGGCCCGCACTCACCGGCGGCGGCCGCCCCGGTCCGACTCCCTGAGGGACTCGTGCTCGTGGCGCGCAGCCGACCCACCAGTTCGCGCACCACCGCGGCCCCGTTCAGGCTGAGGACCGACTCCGGGTGGAACTGGACACCCGCGAAGCCGGGCCCGCACAGGGCGTGCACCTCGCCGCCCGCCGCCCGGCTCACCCGCACCCCGTGCGCGGCCAGCTCCCGGGCCGCCTCGTCGTCGCAGCGGGCCACGAAGCTGTTGTAGAAGCCGACGGTCTCGGCCCGCCCGAACAGGTCGATCGTGGTCTGCGCCCCCTGGTACGGCACCTCCTTGCGGACGATGTCCAGCCCCAGCTCGGCCGCGATCAGCTCATGGCCCAGGCAGACACCCAGCACCCCGTGCCCGTGCTCCCGGATCACCGTGGCGGTCAGCTCCCGCAGGAACCGCATCTTGGGGTCGGCGAGATCCGCCGGGTCGCCCGGTCCGGGGCCGAGTACCACCGGGCCCTCGTGTCCGAGCACGGCCGCCCGCAGCCCCGGCTCGTCGTACCGCCGTACCGTCACCTCCAGACCGCCCGAGCGCAGCACATGCGCCAGCATCGCGGTGAAGGTGTCCTCGCCGTCGACGACGAGGGCATGGCCGGTCAGCTCCTGGGCCGGCTCCTGCATCCGCAGCCAGAAGGGTGCGAGCGCGGCCCGCCGGCCGTCCAGCGCCGCCCGCACCCGCGGGTCGTCGGCCAGCCGGGGCCGCTCCCGCTCCGCGCGCGGCCGGGACGGCCGTACCCCGAGGGCCGCGAGCACCCCCGCCGCCTTCGCGTGCGTCTCCGCGACCTCGCTCGCCGGGTCCGAACCGCGCACCAGCGTGGCGCCGACCGGGACGCGCAGACGTCCGTGGGCGTCGATGTCGGCGGTGCGGATCAGGATGGGGGAGTCCAGGGTCTGCGCGCCCCCGGAGTCGCGCCCGAGCAGCGCCAGCGCGCCCGCGTAGTACCCACGGCCGCCGACCTCATGGCGCTCGATCACCCGGCACGCGTTCTGCACCGGCGACCCGGTCACCGTGGCCGCGAACATGGTCTCCTTCAGCACCTCCCGCACATCCAGGGAGGACTTCCCGCGCAGCTCGTACTCGGTGTGCGCGAGGTGCGCCATCTCCTTCAGCCGCGGCCCGACGACCACCCCGCCCATGTCGCCGACGGTGCACATCATCTTCAGTTCCTCGTCGACGACCATCGACAGCTCCTCGATCTCCTTGCCGTCGGCGAGGAAGGAGAGCAGATGCTCGGGGGTCGGGCCCTCGGCGGGATAGCGGTACGTCCCGCTGATCGGGTTCATCACGACCGTGCCGCCGGACATCCGCACATGCACCTCCGGGCTGGCGCCCACCAGCATCCGGTCCCCTGTGTGCACGACGAACGTCCAGTACGCGCCCCGCTCGCCCTCCAGCAGCCGCCGGAACAGCGCGAGCGCGTCCGCCCGGCCGAACCCCGGGATCTCGCCCTCGTACGTCCGCCGGATCACGAAGTTCGCGCCCTCGCCCCGGCCGATCTCCTCCGCCAGCACCCGCCCGACGATCTCGCCGTACGCCGCGTCACCGACGTCGAAGCCGCCGCCCTCGACCCGCACCTTGTGCGCCGGGAGCCGGGACAGGGCCACGTCGAGCGGGATCTCGTACGACTCCTGCGGCGTCAGCACCAGCAACGGGGTGCCGTCGTCGCGGACGTCGAAGCCGCGCTCGCGGATCTGCCGGAACGGGACCAGTGCGAGGCCCTCCTCGGGCAGGTCGGCCAGCCGGTCGCGGCTGGTCACCGGGCCGATCAGCAACTCCACCGGATGCTCGGCACGGCCCGGGACGCGGCGGCGGAGCAGGGCGAAGGGGCGGTCGTCGTGCAGGAGGTCCTGGAGATTCATGGGTGATCCTTCTCGATGGAGAGGAACGACCCCGGACACGCCGAAGGCCGCCTCTCGGGCGGCCTTCGCGAAGTCTTGCGTACGCGCAGTCAGTGGGCCGCCGGGGAAGCGGTCCACCACCAGTTCTGGATCGACAGCGCGAACATGGCAGGAACCCTACCCCACCCGGCCCCCGGTCCACAGGACAACCCTCGCGTCTCACCCTTCGAGCCAGAAGATGGGTCACACGACACGACCCCGTAATGTTTACGAGGTGACCGTGAACGCTAAGACCAGTCCGAGCGCTGGCAACACCTGGCGAAACCTGCCCGCGGCGCAGCAGCCCGAGTACCCCGACGCCGAGGCTCTGCGCGCAGTGATCGCGGACCTCGAGTCGTATCCGCCGCTCGTCTTCGCGGGCGAGTGCGACGAGCTGCGCGCCCGGATGGCGGCCGTCGCCAAGGGAGAGGCGTTCCTCCTCCAGGGCGGCGACTGCGCCGAGGCCTTCGACGCGGTGTCCGCCGACCACATCCGCAACAAGCTGAAGACGCTGCTCCAGATGGGTGCCGTCCTCACCTACGCGGCCGCCGTGCCCGTGGTGAAGGTCGGCCGTATCGCGGGGCAGTACTCCAAGCCGCGCTCCAAGCCGATGGAGACCCGCGACGGCGTGACGCTCCCGGTCTACCGGGGCGACTCCGTCAACGGCTTCGACTTCACCCCTCAGTCCCGCATCCCGGACCCCGAGCGGCTGAAGCGCATGTACCACGCCTCGGCGTCCACGCTGAACCTGGTGCGCGCCTTCACCACCGGCGGTTACGCCGACCTGCGCCAGGTGCACGCCTGGAACCAGGACTTCGTGAAGACCTCGCCCTCGGGCCAGCGCTACGAGCAGCTCGCCCGCGAGATCGACAACGCGCTGAACTTCATGCGGGCCTGCGGCACGGACCCGGAGGAGTTCAAGACCGTCGAGCTGTACTCCTCGCACGAGGCGCTGCTGCTGGACTACGAGTCCGCCCTGACCCGGGTCGACTCGCGCACCGGCAAGCTCTACGACGTCTCCGCGCACATGGTGTGGATCGGTGAGCGCACCCGGCAGCTGGACCACGCGCACATCGAGTTCGCCTCGCAGATCCGCAACCCGATCGGCATCAAGCTCGGCCCGACCACGACGGCCGAGGACGCGCTGCAGTACATCGACCGCCTCGACCCCGAGCGGGAGCCGGGCCGGCTGACCTTCATCGTCCGCATGGGCGCCGACAAGATCCGCGACAAGCTCCCCGAGCTGGTGGAGAAGGTCACGGCGTCCGGCGCGACGGTGGCCTGGGTGACCGACCCGATGCACGGCAACACCTTCGAGGCGGCCTCCGGGCACAAGACCCGCCGCTTCGACGACGTGCTCGACGAGGTCAAGGGCTTCTTCGAGGTCCACAAGGCGCTCGGCACCCACCCGGGCGGCATCCATGTGGAGCTGACCGGCGACGACGTCACCGAGTGCGTGGGCGGCGGCGACGAGATCTTCGTCGACGACCTGCACCAGCGCTACGAGACGGCCTGCGACCCGCGGCTGAACCGCAGCCAGTCGCTTGACCTGGCGTTCCTGGTCGCGGAGATGTACCGGGACCAGTAGGACAGCCGGAGGACTACGGCGCGGCTGGGGCGCGGATCACATGCGATCCGCGCCCCTCCCCACTTTTGCGGGACCTGCACGACGGGTAAGGTTAGGTTTGCCTCACCGATCAAGGAGATGGCACCAAGACAGCGATCCCGTCGGGAGGTGAATCCGCGTGTACGTCTGCAGCTGCTTCGGCATCACCGAGGCGCAGGTCAAGCAGCACGCGGGGGACGGTGCCTGCACCCCCCGCCAGATCGCCTCCGCCTGCAAGGCGGGCACGGACTGCGGTTCGTGCGTCCGCCGGATCCAGGCACTGCTGGGCCGGGGCGCCTGCCCGCGCCGCGAGCTGGCCGACCAGGGCAAGCCCGTGCTCGCCGAGTTGTCCGGCCCGGCCGGCCTGGACGAGGCCGCCTAGCCGCGTTCAGCTGCTCTCGGGCTGCTCGATGATCTGCGCGATGTAGAGGGCCTCGCCGAGCTTCTCCACCAGCTCCAGCTGGGTGTCGAGGTAGTCGATGTGGTTCTCCTCGTCGGCGAGGATGTCCTCGAAGATGTTCGCGGACGTGACGTCGCCCTTCTCGCGCATCACCTTGATCCCCCGCCTGAGCCGGTCGATCGCCTCCACCTCGATCTGCCGGTCGGCCTCGAACATCTCCTTGACGGTCTGCCCGACGCGGACGTGGAAGAGGCGCTGGTAGTTGGGCAGCCCCTCCAGGAACAGGATCCGGTCGGTGAGCACCTCCGCGTGCTTCATCTCGTCGAACGACTCGTGCCGCGTGTACTTGGCGAGCTTGTACCAGCCGAAGTTCTCCTGCATCTTCGCGTGCAGGAAGTACTGGTTGATCGCGGTCAGCTCGCCGGTGAGCTGCTCGTTGAGGAACTCGATGACCTCGGGGTCGCCCTGCATCGCAGAGGCTCCTTCCACGGGAAACGGGGAGGTGCGTATGCGGCCGCATGATTGCACCGGCAAGCAAGATCGTCCAGTAAGTGGATACTTAGTAAGTTCGCCCTGACTTGATACTTGTTGTCCGATTCATGGGTAAGGGTGCACGGGTGGTCAAGGGCACTGCCCAAGTTCTGTCAGGATGGATACATGGGTCATCCGGTGGAGCGAGAGTCTGGAGCGACGGCAGAGTCCGAGCTTCCGCCGGGTCAGCGGCTCCAGCGCGGCTGGCCGGTCACGCACTACGGGCCCGTCCCGAAGTTCCGGCCCGAGCGCTGGGAGTTCCGGGTCTTCGGCGCCACCGCCGACGGCGACAAGCACACCTGGGGCCACGAGGAGTTCACGGCCCTGCCGTACACCACCGTCGTGGCCGATCTGCACTGCGTGACGAAGTTCAGCATGACCGGCGCGGAGTGGGGCGGTGTCCCGGCCGCCGCGATCCTGGACCTGGCGCCGCCGGCACCGGATGTGACCCATGTGATGGTCTGGGCGGAGTACGGCTTCAGCTCGAACCTCCGCCTGTCCGACTTCACCTCCGACCGCACGATCTTCGCCACCCACAAGGACGGCGAACTCCTCACCGCCGAGCACGGCTTCCCGGTCCGGCTGATCGTGCCCCACCTGTACGCCTGGAAGGGGCCCAAATGGGTCCGCGGCGTCGAGTACATGACCGCCGACCGCCGCGGCTTCTGGGAGGAACGCGGCTACCACAACATCGGCGACCCGTGGAAGGAACAGCGGTACTCCTACCAGGAGGAACCGGGAGACGGCCCCGAGCTGTGACACCGAGCGGGCCGCGCCACCGGGCCGGTACTCCGCTGTCGTTCAGCCGTCCCTGAGCCGCTTCAGCCGCGCCACGTCCGCCGCGTGCCCTTCCTTGCCGCCGGGCGTCTCGATGATCAGCGGCACGCCCTCGGTCGCGGGGTGGGTCATGAGCGCCCGGAACGGGTCCTCGCCGATATGGCCGGCGCCGATGTTCTCGTGCCGGTCCTTGTGTGCGCCGACCACGTCCTTGGAGTCATTGGCGTGGATCAGCTTCAGCCGCCCCTCGCCGACGGTGCCCACCAGCAGGTCCAGGGTCTGGTGCATTCCGCTCGGTCCGGTCAGATCGTGCCCGGCGGCGAAGATGTGACAGGTGTCCAGGCACACGCCCAGCTTCGGGTGGGCGTCCAGCGCCTCGAAGTACGGCCCGAAGTCCCAGGTGCGGGCACAGAGCGAGGCCCCTTGCCCGGCGGTCGACTCCAGCAGCAGGAACGGGTCGTCGTCGTGGGTCAGCTCGTCCAGCAGCGGCAGCAGCCGGGCCCGTACCTGCTTCAGCGCCACCTCCCGGGCCCGCCCGCCGGTCGCGCTTCCCGTGTGCACGACCACGCCC contains:
- a CDS encoding 6-phosphofructokinase produces the protein MRVGVLTGGGDCPGLNAVIRGIVRKGVQEYGYDFVGFRDGWRGPLEGDTVRLDIPAVRGILPRGGTILGSSRTNPLKAENGIRRIKDNLAKLDVQALIAIGGEDTLGVAARLSDEYAVPCVGVPKTIDNDLSATDYTFGFDTAVNIATEAIDRLHTTAESHMRVLVVEVMGRHAGWIAVHSGLAGGANVILIPEQRFDVEQVCAWVTSRFRASYAPIVVVAEGAMPKDGDMVLKDGSLDSFGHVRLSGVGEWLAKEIESRTGKEARTTVLGHVQRGGTPSAFDRWLATRFGLHAIDCVHDGDFGKMVALRATDVVRVPLGEATAKLKTVDPKLYEEVGVFFG
- a CDS encoding anthranilate synthase family protein, translated to MNLQDLLHDDRPFALLRRRVPGRAEHPVELLIGPVTSRDRLADLPEEGLALVPFRQIRERGFDVRDDGTPLLVLTPQESYEIPLDVALSRLPAHKVRVEGGGFDVGDAAYGEIVGRVLAEEIGRGEGANFVIRRTYEGEIPGFGRADALALFRRLLEGERGAYWTFVVHTGDRMLVGASPEVHVRMSGGTVVMNPISGTYRYPAEGPTPEHLLSFLADGKEIEELSMVVDEELKMMCTVGDMGGVVVGPRLKEMAHLAHTEYELRGKSSLDVREVLKETMFAATVTGSPVQNACRVIERHEVGGRGYYAGALALLGRDSGGAQTLDSPILIRTADIDAHGRLRVPVGATLVRGSDPASEVAETHAKAAGVLAALGVRPSRPRAERERPRLADDPRVRAALDGRRAALAPFWLRMQEPAQELTGHALVVDGEDTFTAMLAHVLRSGGLEVTVRRYDEPGLRAAVLGHEGPVVLGPGPGDPADLADPKMRFLRELTATVIREHGHGVLGVCLGHELIAAELGLDIVRKEVPYQGAQTTIDLFGRAETVGFYNSFVARCDDEAARELAAHGVRVSRAAGGEVHALCGPGFAGVQFHPESVLSLNGAAVVRELVGRLRATSTSPSGSRTGAAAAGECGP
- a CDS encoding trp operon leader peptide; its protein translation is MFALSIQNWWWTASPAAH
- a CDS encoding class II 3-deoxy-7-phosphoheptulonate synthase — protein: MTVNAKTSPSAGNTWRNLPAAQQPEYPDAEALRAVIADLESYPPLVFAGECDELRARMAAVAKGEAFLLQGGDCAEAFDAVSADHIRNKLKTLLQMGAVLTYAAAVPVVKVGRIAGQYSKPRSKPMETRDGVTLPVYRGDSVNGFDFTPQSRIPDPERLKRMYHASASTLNLVRAFTTGGYADLRQVHAWNQDFVKTSPSGQRYEQLAREIDNALNFMRACGTDPEEFKTVELYSSHEALLLDYESALTRVDSRTGKLYDVSAHMVWIGERTRQLDHAHIEFASQIRNPIGIKLGPTTTAEDALQYIDRLDPEREPGRLTFIVRMGADKIRDKLPELVEKVTASGATVAWVTDPMHGNTFEAASGHKTRRFDDVLDEVKGFFEVHKALGTHPGGIHVELTGDDVTECVGGGDEIFVDDLHQRYETACDPRLNRSQSLDLAFLVAEMYRDQ
- a CDS encoding (2Fe-2S)-binding protein, which codes for MYVCSCFGITEAQVKQHAGDGACTPRQIASACKAGTDCGSCVRRIQALLGRGACPRRELADQGKPVLAELSGPAGLDEAA
- the bfr gene encoding bacterioferritin; translation: MQGDPEVIEFLNEQLTGELTAINQYFLHAKMQENFGWYKLAKYTRHESFDEMKHAEVLTDRILFLEGLPNYQRLFHVRVGQTVKEMFEADRQIEVEAIDRLRRGIKVMREKGDVTSANIFEDILADEENHIDYLDTQLELVEKLGEALYIAQIIEQPESS
- a CDS encoding sulfite oxidase-like oxidoreductase, coding for MGHPVERESGATAESELPPGQRLQRGWPVTHYGPVPKFRPERWEFRVFGATADGDKHTWGHEEFTALPYTTVVADLHCVTKFSMTGAEWGGVPAAAILDLAPPAPDVTHVMVWAEYGFSSNLRLSDFTSDRTIFATHKDGELLTAEHGFPVRLIVPHLYAWKGPKWVRGVEYMTADRRGFWEERGYHNIGDPWKEQRYSYQEEPGDGPEL